The sequence below is a genomic window from Dyadobacter chenwenxiniae.
CAACATCCGCGTTGCTGAATTGAACGTTGCTTCGGATGGTGAAGGCCCGGTTAGGGCCTTTAACGACAGTGTTTCCAAAATTCTGTTGCAGCAACCGGAATACAAATTTGTCAAGGACACCATTGCGCGATTATATCAAAAGCGTCCGAGAATGTTACTGTGAACGACTTTCTACCAAGGGTTTTATAAGAATCAAATCCATTTTCGTGAAACATTAAGGTGCCAAATTCCGCTAGTATGTAAGGCAATTAACGGGTGGCTGGTTCTTTATTGCCCGGTCGAGAGGATTTTACAATACTGCTCTTACATGTGCATTTTTAGGCTGGCACCGGTCGATCAAAACCAGAAACGTATACTTAAAGGGTTACTCCGGCTGCTTTCTGTTATTTTTAATATACCTAGCCACCGTACCCACAGGAGCAATCCAGATTCCGTTGGCAGGATCTTTGGCGTATTCGATGAGTTTTTTCAGCATCGATAATCGGGTCGTTTGTCCGCCGCTTTCGCCCATTTCGTGACCGGCGAGCACAAGCCATTGCCCATTCGCCCGTGTCTGTTCGATCAGGGGAAGTATCTGTTCAAAATCCTTTCCGTCCATTTCCATGCCGGTAAGCTGGGCAAAATCTCCAAATTCAGGATCATTCGGCCCTTCATCGAGCCAGCCCCGACCAGTGAGGAAAAGCTCCGCCACAACCGGAATATAGCTCTTTGTGTTCACGCCTCTTCCCACAAAAGTACCGCCGCAGGGGTACGCGAAAACTTCCGGTTTCACGCCGAGCAACTGCTCAATGCGTTTGTTGGCATCAATGAGCTCCGTTCTCATTTTTTCCAAAGTATAACTTTCCAATGCATTCGCCCTGGCCCAGGCAAAGTTTCCCGAACAAGGGTGATTGACCGAATGATTTCCGATTTCCTGCCCACTCGCAACTGCTTTCTTCCAGCCGGCAAGCTGCTTTTCAGCGGCGGAGGGCACCAGGTAAAACGTCCCTTTTACATCATATTGGTTCAAAAACGGAATTCCGGTTGTAGCCTGGCTTGCGCGGGCATCATCAAATGACAAGCTGAGCGCAATCTTCTTTCCCTCCGGCCATTTGAAAGGCTCTTTTTGCGCGGAAGCCCATTGGGGAGTAACCAACAAAACCGAGATCAGAAACAGGCAAATTGGGTACTTAGACAGATACATTTTCATAGTTTTGTTAATAGTTCAAGGTTTTTTCATTTCTCCCTGCAGGTAATTCATCACGGCATCGGTCAGGTCCTGGCCGGCTTTTGGGGAGTAAGGGGTTACAGTTGTTTCGTAGCCGCCTTGCGCATAATCCTTTTCGGTCAGCAAATAACCCAGCCAGCCATTTCCGTAGCCAAAGTACATGGTATAAGGAAAGGGCGAACGATCACGGATTTCATTGGATATCTCGCAAAAAAGTTCGAGCGGCGCACTCC
It includes:
- a CDS encoding polysaccharide deacetylase family protein is translated as MYLSKYPICLFLISVLLVTPQWASAQKEPFKWPEGKKIALSLSFDDARASQATTGIPFLNQYDVKGTFYLVPSAAEKQLAGWKKAVASGQEIGNHSVNHPCSGNFAWARANALESYTLEKMRTELIDANKRIEQLLGVKPEVFAYPCGGTFVGRGVNTKSYIPVVAELFLTGRGWLDEGPNDPEFGDFAQLTGMEMDGKDFEQILPLIEQTRANGQWLVLAGHEMGESGGQTTRLSMLKKLIEYAKDPANGIWIAPVGTVARYIKNNRKQPE